The following are encoded in a window of Haliaeetus albicilla unplaced genomic scaffold, bHalAlb1.1 scaffold_139, whole genome shotgun sequence genomic DNA:
- the LOC138684266 gene encoding RIMS-binding protein 3C-like has protein sequence MARGVAGRGPVARSHPLPRRGPAQAPGSLAQKEEQRREREARQAELEEERLRTQELRRCFAAETRELKAALERERQLLAERLRSEWEQRQAQEARRLQELNQRQRVAETRQLLRWKEAELREGQELLRQACTAAVDQTRDLQRQLAEEMVRPSRSGREARSKLQDVLSKLQWETDGYQPARIRHLQNQLQLERRLFLKYILQRFEGELPASPCTAQPEGPPGHQGHQETQSSCSSGREGPQAPAAPQERPPESRSAGQQTTCKAVADAQLQVPEGQDLVLLKQNSRLRRLLEDLERQQSALEMENRLLKKEGSPEARKKAERLQQINAHLAALASRLEERSRQLQATTVCLINTQVPLPIQSPTEEPCTASLPQQRGGEMGEPAGALLAQDKQHDFSEKAAEELQAQVAAGEEASDHVSAHSRTGEELEVQLSEVTNENTRLAEENARLRGQMGLTEHVRAENADLKGQLARVAAERDAAIQMKVCLQTQLEEAERKLEAMREMAERSQQLEKELEETKLALQRKEEQGKCLPRAQAEAHGEHQETLQLFRAQLVWYQKLNEQHQQLLRELEWLERERSKRIISRPRQANGAADKEPILLAAMRKQPAELRAFVARYSYDPFSGPNERPELELPLVAGQYVYIFGDVDEDGWYVGELTDGTRGFVPSNLVEEVSDDGQPDDTGVCPETSDW, from the coding sequence ATGGCGCGGGGCGTTGCGGGACGGGGGCCGGTGGCGCGCAgccaccccctgccccgccggggCCCGGCGCAAGCCCCCGGCAGCCTTGCGcagaaggaggagcagaggcGGGAGCGGGAAGCGCGACAGGCTGAGCTGGAGGAAGAGCGGCTCCGCACCCAAGAGCTGCGCCGCTGCTTCGCTGCCGAAACCCGGGAGCTGAAGGCGGCCCTGGAGAGGGAGCGGCAGCTCCTGGCAGAGCGGCTCCGATCTGAGTGGGAGCAGCGACAGGCTCAGGAGGCGCGGCGGCTGCAGGAGCTGAACCAGCGGCAGCGGGTGGCAGAGACCCGCCAGCTGCTGCGCTGGAAGGAGGCTGAGCTCCGCGAGGgacaggagctgctgcggcAGGCATGTACTGCCGCCGTTGACCAGACGCGGGACCTGCAGCGGCAGCTGGCCGAGGAGATGGTGAGGCCCAGCAGGAGCGGCAGGGAGGCCCGAAGCAAGCTCCAGGACGTCCTCAGCAAGCTACAGTGGGAGACGGATGGCTACCAGCCCGCCCGCATCCGCCACCTCCAgaaccagctgcagctggagaggagaCTCTTCCTCAAATACATCCTGCAGCGGTTCGAGGGCGAGctgcctgcctccccctgcACGGCCCAGCCCGAAGGCCCTCCTGGGCACCAGGGCCATCAGGAGACGCAGagctcctgctcctctggcaGAGAAGGGCCCCAGGCCCCGGCGGCACCCCAGGAAAGACCGCCGGAAAGCCGCAGCGCTGGGCAGCAAACAACGTGCAAGGCTGTGGCAGATGCTcagctccaggtgccggagGGGCAAGACCTGGTGCTCCTGAAGCAGAACAGCCGCCTGCGGCGCCTTCTAGAAGACCTGGAGAGGCAACAGAGTGCCCTTGAGATGGAGAACCGCCTCCTGAAAAAGGAAGGCTCTCCAGAAGCGCGCAAGAaggcagagaggctgcagcagaTAAATGCTCACCTAGCTGCCCTCGCCTCGCGGCTGGAAGAAAGATCCAGGCAACTGCAGGCGACCACTGTTTGCCTGATCAACACTCAAGTGCCACTGCCCATCCAAAGCCCCACCGAGGAACCGTGCACAGCATCGCTTCCTCAGCAGAGGGGTGGAGAAATGGGAGAGCCTGCTGGAGCTTTGCTGGCACAAGACAAGCAGCATGACTTCTCAGAGAAGGCAGCTGAGGAGCTTCAGGCCCAAGTGGCTGCAGGTGAAGAGGCCTCTGATCATGTGAGCGCCCACAGCCGAACCGGCGAGGAGTTAGAGGTGCAGCTCTCGGAGGTGACAAATGAAAACACCCGCCTGGCTGAAGAAAATGCTCGCCTCCGTGGGCAGATGGGTTTGACAGAACACGTTCGAGCTGAAAATGCCGACCTGAAAGGGCAACTGGCGCGAGTGGCAGCGGAGCGAGATGCTGCCATCCAAATGAAGGTCTGTCTTCAAACCCAGCTGGAAGAGGCAGAGCGCAAACTGGAAGCCATGAGAGAAATGGCAGAAAGGAGTcaacagctggagaaggaaCTTGAGGAGACAAAGTTAGCGCTCcagaggaaagaagagcaaGGCAAGTGTTTGCCGAGGGCTCAGGCAGAAGCACACGGGGAACACCAAGAAACCCTGCAACTGTTTCGAGCCCAGCTGGTTTGGTATCAGAAGCTAAACGAGCAACACCAGCAGCTACTTCGGGAACTTGAATggctggaaagagaaagatcCAAGCGTATCATTTCCAGGCCGCGCCAGGCTAACGGGGCTGCAGACAAGGAGCCCATCCTCCTGGCGGCTATGAGAAAACAACCGGCGGAGCTGCGAGCATTCGTAGCTCGATACAGCTACGATCCGTTCAGTGGTCCCAATGAGCGGCCTGAACTAGAGCTTCCTCTAGTTGCTGGGCAATACGTGTACATCTTTGGAGACGTGGATGAAGACGGCTGGTACGTGGGAGAGCTGACCGACGGCACAAGAGGCTTCGTCCCCTCTAATCTTGTTGAAGAAGTTTCAGATGACGGACAACCTGATGACACCGGAGTCTGTCCAGAGACAAGTGATTGGTAG